The Campylobacter showae DNA window AAGTTATAATTTTTAGAAAATACTTAAGGAGCTTTGTATGAGAATAGCGATAATTAATTCTAAAGGTGGAGTAGGCAAAACGCCTTTGGCTTTTAGTTTGGCAAAAGATCTGGGCTTAAATTTACAGACCAATGATAATTCTGTAATTACTCAGATATACGATAAAGCCGTGTTTTCTAATCCTTGTAAACTAGCAGATAATACAGTGTATGATTTTGGCGGTTTTGTAGCTCCTGGGGTGTTAAGTATACTAAAAGAGTGCAATATTGTAATCATGCCAGTTACTCCAAAAATAAACTCTGTTTTTAAAGCCGCAGAAACCTATAATCAAATAAAAGACTATACTAAAAATATGATGGTTTTGGTGACGGACGTTGTGAACAAGGGAGATCTGGGAACTATTATAGAGGCCTTGAAGGGAGCTGGATTTAAAAACGACGTCGAATACATGCTTTTAAAAAGATCGGCGATATTTGAAAACGCTATTGCAAACGGCATGAGCTTTGCAGAGCTCTATAATCAAAACGGTTTATCAAGATCACAGTATAAAGACTTCTATTTGCAATACTATAAAATTATCGAGTACATAAAAAATAAGGCCTAGCATGAAGAATCTTTCAAATTTTAAACTAAACGACGAGGTTGCTACCGGATTTGCGGAGGCGGACGATCAAACGGCGAAACTAGACAAGATCTCGGAGTTAGAGGCTGTTCTAGCCAAGTATAAAAAACTAGGACGCCCAAAATCCGAAAATCCACCGACTCGTCAGATGACGGCCTATTTGTCTGATGATGAGATGGAGTTTCTAGCCAAAGAAGCCAAAGAAAAAGGCATCAGTAAAAATCAAATACTTAGAAATTTAATAACTAGGCAGATGAATGGATAGGGCGAAAGTTCTCAGCAAGCAAGGCAAAAGTTCTATGAGGTTTAAAAAAATGCTACAATATAGCAAAAACAGAGGTAAAAAATGCCGAAATTAGATGAAGCAAAAGAGCGACTAGGGCTGTTAAAATTTTATATCGGATTTTTTATGACCGCTTTTGCTGCTCTTGTAAGCTGGATCGCTACGCATTATAAAAATTTTGATGATGCGATTATTTTTTACGGGGCTTGCGGAGTCGCCGTCGTCCTTTTTATTGGTATAATTTTAGGCACTATGCATGCCAAAAAAATTTTAAAAGAAATTAGAGAATTGAAGAAATAGGAGGATAAAATGAGTTCGTTTGTGATCGCTTTCTTTATGGTTGTTAGTGCGATTATTATATGCTGGTCGGCTTTAAGGTCTGTGCAGTCGGAGTAATATTGGCCTATACGTTCCGTTGGTCTTGCTGGCTAGTTTCGTCGTCGGCTACTTGTGGATAAAGAGCGGCAAAAAAATACCCGATTTTTTTCTAGTTCGCATTTTGCGCGGCTAAGCTCTTCAAAAAGTTTTTCATATTGCGGTCGAATTCTTCAAAGAGTATATATTCTATTTCGCCGCGATCGTCTGCGGCGATGATTTTCTCAAGCTCTTTTTGATCTGCTTCGTTTAAGCCGGGTTCGTCCTTGATTGTCGTCATTTAGTCTCCGTATCTCTCGAAAGTATTTTTAAAGTGCTTGAAATTGTCAAATCTCATTACGGTCGAGTATTCGTCATCGACGTTGAAAAGCTTGACTTCTATTTGCTCCCCGCTTTGCTCGAAGCTTTGAATTTTTAGTATATCCGTGACGTTCATTTTTTCGTTGTATATGCGTAGGTATCTGCCTATGTACGGGTCAAAGTCATTGACGGCTTTGCCCGTGATAGGATTGCTGCGCTTTAACTCTCTAAGCATATCCTGGCGCTTGATGTCGCTCGCGATCGTGTCTAAATTTCGGCGATTCTCTTTTTTGTCGTGCTCGATGTCGCTTATAGGCTGCGGCTCAAAGTAGAATTCTAGCGCATCGATATTTCGCCCGCTTTTAATCTTTTTTATCA harbors:
- a CDS encoding ParA family protein; this translates as MRIAIINSKGGVGKTPLAFSLAKDLGLNLQTNDNSVITQIYDKAVFSNPCKLADNTVYDFGGFVAPGVLSILKECNIVIMPVTPKINSVFKAAETYNQIKDYTKNMMVLVTDVVNKGDLGTIIEALKGAGFKNDVEYMLLKRSAIFENAIANGMSFAELYNQNGLSRSQYKDFYLQYYKIIEYIKNKA